A genomic region of Pseudopipra pipra isolate bDixPip1 chromosome W, bDixPip1.hap1, whole genome shotgun sequence contains the following coding sequences:
- the LOC135405422 gene encoding olfactory receptor 14J1-like — translation MSNSSSMPQFLLLAFSDRRELQLLHFWLFLAISLAALLANGLILSAVACDHHLHTPMGFFLLNLSLTDLGCICTTVPKAMHNSLWDTTTISYMGCAAQLFFFVFFMSAEFSLLTIMCYDRYVAICKPLHYGTLLGSRACAHMAAAAWATGFLSSLLHTANIFSLPLCQGNALGQFFCEIPHILKLSCSHSGYLREIGLIEVGACFVFCCFIFIVFSYVQIFRAVLRIPSQQGQHKAFSTCLPHLAVLSLFVSTATFSNLKPLSISSPSLDLIVSVLYSVVPPAVNPLIYSLRNQELKDALKKLITGCFSEAINSPSSACYGPH, via the coding sequence atgtccaacagcagctccatgccccagttcctcctcctggcattctcagacaggagggagctgcagctcctgcacttctggctcttcctggccatctccctggctgccctcctggccaacggcctcatcctcagcgccgtagcctgtgaccaccacctgcacacccccatgggcttcttcctgctcaacctctccctcacagacctgggctgcatctgcaccactgtccccaaagccatgcacaattccctctgggacaccacaaccatctcctacatgggatgtgctgcacagctctttttctttgtcttcttcatgtcagcagagttttccctcctcaccatcatgtgctacgaccgctacgttgccatctgcaaacccctgcactacgggaccctcctgggcagcagagcttgtgcccacatggcagcagctgcctgggccactggctttctcagttctctgctgcacacagccaatatattttccctgcccctgtgccagggcaatgccctgggccagttcttctgtgaaatcccacacatcctcaagctctcctgctcacactcaggctacctcagggaaattgggcttaTTGAGGTTGGTGCCTGTTTCgtgttttgttgtttcattttcattgtgttctcctatgtgcagatcttcagggctgtgctgaggatcccctctcagcagggacagcacaaagccttttccacgtgcctccctcacctggctgtgctctcctTGTTCGTGAGCACTGCCACATTTTCCAACCTGAAGCCCCTTTCTATTTCCTCCCCATCTCTAGATCTGattgtgtcagttctgtactcggtggtgcctccagcagtGAACCctctcatctacagcctcaggaaccaggagctcaaggatgccctgaaaAAACtcataactgggtgtttttcagaagcaataaactctccttcttctgcatgttatggACCTCATTAA